The Ancylobacter sp. SL191 nucleotide sequence ATGCAGGGCCGCGAGGCGCTGACCGACATCGTCTGGGACGAGAGTGCCGCGGAGACGCGCGGCACCACGGAGCTGCTCGCGGAGTACCGCGCCCTTGCCAAAACGCCCGGCAAGCCGGCGGCACGCCGGGGCGACGCGGCGAAGGGGCTGGCGGGCGCGGCCAAGACCGTTGAGGCCGAGTTCGCCTTCCCCTATCTCGCCCATGCGCCGATGGAGCCGCTCAACTGCGTCATCGAGAAGACGGCGGAGGGCGTGACCATCACCACCGGCTCGCAGTTCCAGACCATCGAACAGGGCGTGACGGCGGCCATTCTCGGCCTCAAGCCCGAACAGGTGACCATCGAGACGGTGTGGGCCGGCGGCTCCTTCGGCCGGCGCGCCAACATCCCCGCCGACTACATCGCCGAGGCGGCGACCATCCTCAAGGCGACGGACGGGCGCGCCCCGGTGCATCTCGTCTGGACCCGCGAGGATGACATCAAGGGCGGCTTCTACCGCCCGATGTTCCTGCACACGGTACGCGCCGGCGTGACCGCCGACGGCAAGATCGCCGGCTGGGAGCAGCGGATCGTCGGCCAGTCCTTCATCATCGACACACCTTTCGAGGCGTTCATGGTGAAGGAGGGGGTGGACGGCACCTCGGTGGAGGGCGCCTCCGACACCAATTACGACATCACCAACTTCGCCGTCGACCTGCACACGCCGAAGGTGAAGGTGCCGACGCTGTGGTGGCGCTCGGTCGGCCACACCCACACCGCCCATGTGGTGGAGGTAATGATCGACGAACTCGCCCATGCGGCCGGGCGCGATCCGGTGGAGTTCCGGCTGGAGCTCTTGAAGGACAAGCCGCGCCATACCGCCGTGCTCAAGCTCCTCGCCGAGAAGGCGAATTGGGGGCCGAAGGCGGGGCAGGGCAAGGGGCGCGGCATCGCCCTGCATGAGAGCTTCAACTCGGTGGTTGGCAGCGTCATCGACGTGTCGGTGGTGAACGGCCAGATCAAGGTCGAGCGCGTGATCTGCGCGGTCGATTGCGGCATTGCCATCAACCCGGATGTGGTGGCGGCGCAGATCGAGGGCGGCGTCGGCTTCGGCCTCGGCGCGGCGCTGCATGACGAGATCACGCTCGACAAGGGCGTGGTCGAGCAGGCCAATTTCGACACCTATATCCCGCTGCGCATGTCGGAGATGCCGAAGGTCGAGGTGCATATCCTGCCCTCCGCCAACGCCCCAACCGGCATTGGCGAGCCGGGCGTGCCGGGCGTCGCCCCGGCGCTGTCCAACGCCATCTTCGACGCCACCGGCCAGCGCCTGCGCGCGCTGCCCTTCAAGCTCGAAGACTTCAAGGCGTAGATCGCGCCATCGTTCGTCGTCATCCCGGACGCTGCAAAGCGGCGATCCGGGATCGCCCTCCGTACAGCGCGATCCCGGATCGGTCCTGTGGACCGTCCGGGATGACGACGGGATGGGTTTTGGCGGTCATCCCCCCGCGACCGCCCGCATCCCCTCGACCAGCGCGTCGAACACCGCCCGGTGCGGCGCGCTGGCCTTCAAATCCTCATGCATGACGATCGCCACCGACAGGTCGAGGCTGAAGGCGTCGGCCAGCACCGGTACGAGGTCCGGCTCGCGCGCGGCGATCACCTCTTGGCAGAAGCCGATGCCGAGGCCCGCGCGGATGGCCGCCAACTGCGCGAGGTCGCTGTCGGTGCGCAGCGCGAAGGCGGCGCGCCCCAGCATGGGAAAGCGCGCCAGTACCGCGCGGATCGCCGGCGTCTCCGTGTCGAAGCCGATCAGGTCATGCCCGGCGAGGTCGTCGAGGGTCTCCGGCAGGCCCTTGCGCGCGGCATAGGCGCGATGGGCATGCAGCCCGACGCGCAGCGGCGGCAGGCGGCGGGCGAGCAGCGCCTGCTGCGCCGGCGGGGCCATGCGCACGGCGATGTCGGCGGCGCGCTCCAGCACATTCTCCACCGCATTGGTCAGCACCAGCTCGAGGACGAGGCGGGGATGGCGCGCCCGCACGTCTGCCAGCACCGGCGGCAGATGGAGGGCGCCGACCACTTCCGAGGCGCTGATCCGCACGGTGCCGCGTATCTCCCCGGCCGCCCCCGTCGCGGCGCGCCGCAGCGCGGCGGCCTGCGCGGCGAGCGCGCGGGCATGGGGGCCGAGCTCACGGGCAAGCTCGGTCGGGATGAGCCCACGCGGCGAGCGCAGGAAAAGCTGCGCGCCGAGCGCCTGCTCCAGCGCGTCGAGATGGCGGGCCAGCGTCGGCTGCGTCAGCCCGAGCCGGCGGGCGGCGCCGGAGAGCGAGCCCGCTTCCAGCGCGGCGAGGAAGGAGCGGTAGAGATCCCAGCCCGGCTCGTCAGTCATAGATTTACGTATAACAGTGCCACGTATTTCGACAATTCCGTTGAGCTCTTTCCGGGCCGATGATCGCCCCATCAAACGAGAGGAGGTCGCGATGGCGACGAAGACGGTTCTGGTGCTGGGGGCGACGGGCGGGATTGGCGGGGAAATGGCGCGCACGCTGCTGGCGCGCGGCTGGCTGGTGCGCGCGCTCACCCGCAGCGGCACGCCGGGCCTGCGCGACGGCATCGCCTGGGAGCCGGGCGACGCGCTGGTGGCCGAGGATGTGCGCCGCGCCGCCCATGGCGCTTCGCTCATCGTCCATGCGGTGAACCCGCCCGGCTATCGCCATTGGCAGACGCTGGTCCTGCCCATGCTCGCCAACACGCTCGCCGCCGCCCGCACCAATGGGGCGCGCGTGCTGCTGCCGGGCACGGTGTATAATTACGGGCCGGACGTGTTCCCGTTCATTGCCGAGGACGCGCCGCAGGCCGCGCTCACCCGCAAGGGGGCCATCCGCGTGGCGATGGAGCGGGAGCTGGAAGCCGCCGCGGCGCGCGGCGACAGCCCGGTGCTGATCGTGCGGGCCGGCGATTATTTCGGCCCGCGCGCCGCCAATAACTGGTTCAGCCAGGTGCTGGTGAAGGCCGGGCAGGCGCCGCGCGCCATCCAGTATCCCGGCCGCGCCGGGGTCGGTCATCAATGGGCCTATCTGCCCGATGTCGCGCAGACCATGGCGCAGCTGGTCGAGCGCGACGACCTGCCGGATTTCGCGCGCTTCCACATGGACGGGCACTGGGACGGGGACGGGACGCAGATGATCGCCGCGATCCGCCGGGTGCTCGGCGCGCCGGATCTGCCGGTCAAGGCGTTTCCCTGGATGCTGGCGCGCCTCGCCTCGCCGGTGGTGCCGCTGTTCCGCGAGCTGATGGAGATGCGCTATCTCTGGAAGGAGCCGGTGCGGCTGGACAATGCCCGGCTGCGCGCCACGCTGGGGGATGAACCGCACACGCCGCTCGATCAGGCGGTGCGGGCGAGCCTCATCGGCCTTGGCTGCCTGCCCGCCACCCCGCTCGCCTCAGGCCGTGCCGGCGTCGGGGAGGAATTCGGCACCGCGCCGTGACAGGAACTCGGTGAGCGCGGCGGCCGGCGGGGTCTGGCGCTTGGCGGTGCGCTTCACCACGAACCATTGCCGCACCACCGGCAGCCCCTCGACGTCGAGCGTCGCCAGCCGGTGGTCGGCGATCTCGGCGGCGATGGTGTGGGCGGAGAGGAAGGCGAGGCCGAGGCCCGCCATTACCGCCTGCTTGATGGTCTCGTTGGAGCCGATCTCCATGGCGATGCGCGGTTCGATGCCGGCATCCTGAAAGAACCGCTCCATCAGCCCGCGCGTGCCCGAACCCGGTTCGCGCACCAGAAAGCTGGCGCTGGCGAGCGCCGCCGGGGCGATGCGCCGGCCGAGCAGCGGGTGGTCGGTCGGGGCGATGATGACGTGGGGGTGCTCGCCGATCGGGTATTTGTCGACCTCCATATCGACCGGCGGACGGCCGGTGATGGCAAGGTCGATGGCGTCACCGCGCAGCGCCGCGATGATCTCCTCGCGATTGCCGACGCTGAGCACCACGTCGATGCCGGGGTGCAGCCGGGCAAAGGCGCCGAGCGCGCTCGGCACGAAATACTTGGCCGTCGACACGAGCCCCACCGAGACCCGGCCGGACCTCAGTCCCTTCATGGCATCGAGCCCGGCGCC carries:
- a CDS encoding LysR family transcriptional regulator, producing the protein MTDEPGWDLYRSFLAALEAGSLSGAARRLGLTQPTLARHLDALEQALGAQLFLRSPRGLIPTELARELGPHARALAAQAAALRRAATGAAGEIRGTVRISASEVVGALHLPPVLADVRARHPRLVLELVLTNAVENVLERAADIAVRMAPPAQQALLARRLPPLRVGLHAHRAYAARKGLPETLDDLAGHDLIGFDTETPAIRAVLARFPMLGRAAFALRTDSDLAQLAAIRAGLGIGFCQEVIAAREPDLVPVLADAFSLDLSVAIVMHEDLKASAPHRAVFDALVEGMRAVAGG
- a CDS encoding xanthine dehydrogenase family protein molybdopterin-binding subunit — translated: MHLITPDQYRQMLASLAPATVPSRRTFIKGLAAAGGALVIGVHFQAGKAFAATPAAAAAPAPNAFVRIAPDSTVTVLIKHLDMGQGVTTGLATIVAEELDADWSQVRAAFAPANPQVYNNLLFGPIQGTGGSTSTANSWEQLRKAGAAARHMLIAAAAEKWGVPASSITIAKGVLTSGTRTGSFGDFAEAAAKLPVPAEVTLKDPKDFTLIGTKLPRLDSVAKTDGTAIYALDVRRPGMLTAVVRRPDRFGATVKSFDATAAKKVPGVTDVVAVPSGIAVLATNTWAAMQGREALTDIVWDESAAETRGTTELLAEYRALAKTPGKPAARRGDAAKGLAGAAKTVEAEFAFPYLAHAPMEPLNCVIEKTAEGVTITTGSQFQTIEQGVTAAILGLKPEQVTIETVWAGGSFGRRANIPADYIAEAATILKATDGRAPVHLVWTREDDIKGGFYRPMFLHTVRAGVTADGKIAGWEQRIVGQSFIIDTPFEAFMVKEGVDGTSVEGASDTNYDITNFAVDLHTPKVKVPTLWWRSVGHTHTAHVVEVMIDELAHAAGRDPVEFRLELLKDKPRHTAVLKLLAEKANWGPKAGQGKGRGIALHESFNSVVGSVIDVSVVNGQIKVERVICAVDCGIAINPDVVAAQIEGGVGFGLGAALHDEITLDKGVVEQANFDTYIPLRMSEMPKVEVHILPSANAPTGIGEPGVPGVAPALSNAIFDATGQRLRALPFKLEDFKA
- a CDS encoding NAD-dependent epimerase/dehydratase family protein, which encodes MATKTVLVLGATGGIGGEMARTLLARGWLVRALTRSGTPGLRDGIAWEPGDALVAEDVRRAAHGASLIVHAVNPPGYRHWQTLVLPMLANTLAAARTNGARVLLPGTVYNYGPDVFPFIAEDAPQAALTRKGAIRVAMERELEAAAARGDSPVLIVRAGDYFGPRAANNWFSQVLVKAGQAPRAIQYPGRAGVGHQWAYLPDVAQTMAQLVERDDLPDFARFHMDGHWDGDGTQMIAAIRRVLGAPDLPVKAFPWMLARLASPVVPLFRELMEMRYLWKEPVRLDNARLRATLGDEPHTPLDQAVRASLIGLGCLPATPLASGRAGVGEEFGTAP
- a CDS encoding LysR family transcriptional regulator — protein: MRNATLKQLRALAAIVETGTVTGAARKLNVTPPAVTMQVQQLEEHLGLPLLDRAGDRFQPSAAGREVLAAVSRIEAAMADCGAGLDAMKGLRSGRVSVGLVSTAKYFVPSALGAFARLHPGIDVVLSVGNREEIIAALRGDAIDLAITGRPPVDMEVDKYPIGEHPHVIIAPTDHPLLGRRIAPAALASASFLVREPGSGTRGLMERFFQDAGIEPRIAMEIGSNETIKQAVMAGLGLAFLSAHTIAAEIADHRLATLDVEGLPVVRQWFVVKRTAKRQTPPAAALTEFLSRRGAEFLPDAGTA